DNA sequence from the Thermodesulfobacteriota bacterium genome:
GCCACGTCTCCTACGCGTATCTGGTCCTCGACGATGATGAAGAACCCGCTTATGATGTCGCGCACCAGGTTCTGCGCGCCGAAGCTCACGGCGAGGCCGAGTATACCGGCACCCGCGATGATCGGCGCTATGTCCATGCCGAGCTCTTTCAGCACCATCATCAGCGCGACCCCGAAGAGCGTGATGAATATCACGTGCCTGAGGAGGCCGGTCAGCGTCTTCATCCGCCTCTCCCTCTCGAGCGCGCTCATGTACGCGCCCCGGCGCTTCGAGAACGCGGTCTCGATCCTGCTTATGACGCTGTTCAGTACCTTGAGCAGAACATATGCGCCTATCAGTATCAGGAGAATGCGGAGTCCCGACGTTATGAACCACTCGAAGAGCTTTTCCGCATAAGCCGGGTCGAAGATTTGAGACAAGAATTCTCTCATCGCGCTTTCCTCCGGTTGTATTCGAATATCCCCTGACTCGGAGTCGCCGCGCTATGGACTGTCCTCCGTGACGGTCCCGTGCGCGCAGTCGTGGAATGAGCGGGTCCCTCGAATTACGAGTATGAACGAATCAGTCTTGATTCGGGCATTTTACGGAGAAGCGTGCGTCTAACCGTCCGCTCACCCCGATGGCGAATGTGAATTCCCGCCGATTTAAGGAATGGGAGAGAAACACATCCGATTTCAGTTTTTAAACTAAACTCCTACGTAAAACTATAACATACGAGGGCACGCATTTCCTTATTTTTTTGCGGGATTTGACCGGCGGCGAAATTTATTAAAGAATCTATTGCAGTTGAATACAACTGCGGGAATCATTGGGGAATCAAAGGAGGTAAGGAGACAATATGAGAATGATGATCTTATGCGCGGCGCTTGTTTTTGGTTTATCGGCTCTTTCCTATGCCGGAGACACTCCGCAGAGCACCGTGACCGGACTCTACGACACGTACATAAAGCTCAAGACTAGGGGCATCCCCACGGCAAAGGATCTCGCCGAGTATAAGCCATACATTACGCCCGAGCTCGCCGCTCTCCTCAAATCAGCCGACGACGCGGAGATAAAGTACAAGGCCGCGACGAAAGGGGAGGTGCCGCCGCTGGTCGAAGGGGACATATTCACGTCCCTCTTCGAGGGCGCGGATTCTTTCAAGGTGATTTCATGCGACGAGAAGGGAGAGAAGGCCTCCTGCGCTCTCGAGTTCAAAAACACGAACCCCGGGGACGGGAAGACCTTCACGTGGAAGGACGGTGTTACGCTCGTAAAGGACAAATCCGGCTGGCTCGTGAG
Encoded proteins:
- a CDS encoding DUF3828 domain-containing protein, with the protein product MMILCAALVFGLSALSYAGDTPQSTVTGLYDTYIKLKTRGIPTAKDLAEYKPYITPELAALLKSADDAEIKYKAATKGEVPPLVEGDIFTSLFEGADSFKVISCDEKGEKASCALEFKNTNPGDGKTFTWKDGVTLVKDKSGWLVSDIEYKGEWDFAVKGSLTGLLNSVIKEGSGG